The nucleotide sequence GCATATTGATGAACAGCATGCTAGACTATTTGAAATTGGAGAGGCTGCATATCAACTTTTAAAAGATAAGTACAGCATTGACAAGTATGATAAGATTGTGGCCCTGATTCATGAACTTAGCGAGTACACCGTAACACACTTTAAAGCTGAAGAAGAATATATGCAAAGCATAAATTACAAAAGATATTTAAGTCATAAGGTTGATCATGATGATTTTATCAATAAAGTTAACAGCCTTGACCTAGATAAAATTGATCAAAACCAGGATGAATACATCATGGAAATACTTAATTTTATAGCAAGCTGGTTGGTTGACCATATCATTCAAAAGGATCTGTTAATTACCAAGACTGTTTAATAGTCTTTGACTTCATGCAATCTTAAACTAGGCTGCATAACAATTTTGCATAACAAGGCAAAACTGTATGCAGTCTTTTAATTTCATGGAATACATTATTATGCTATAATTTACCTATAATATAAGAGTTATAAGTAATACTTATGAAAAATGAACATTAATTTGTGAGGTGTAACATGGACAAAGAAAGAGAAGAAATAAAACAAGGGCTGAGACTAGACGCAGCGGCAGAAATATCCAAGGTTTCAGCTATCCCCATGGCAATAACTGCAGTTGCTGCAAAATTAAAAGGATATTCCCTATGGTACTTAGCTTTAATAGCAACCATAGCTTTTATAATAATCTATGTTTGCAAGGTCAAATATGTGGAAAGCAGGTTTAAGAACTATACCACTCTTCAAGGCCGTTTAGTAAAAATGAGTATGTTTGCGCCATTCAGAAGTACCAGAAGGATAAAATTCAGTTACAAGTATCAAGGCATGGATTATGTTGCAACCAACATAGTGATTGACGTAAACAGAAAGACCTACAACTACAGCACCGGTGATAAAATAAAAATAATAATGAGCTTGGACGATTATAAACATGCTAAGATTATCAGCTTTGACTATAAACAAAGTGAGGATAAAATAAGATGAACAGAGAAAACTTGATCAGCCTGCTGCAGTCATATAGGCCCGTAGACTCTGATGAAAGGCAGTACAAGGAAAGTATTTTGAATTTTATAAACGACAACAATATTATATTTGGTAAAGGTAATAAGAAGGGCCACATAACAGCCTCTGCCTGGATTGTAAACAAGGATAGAAGCAAGGTATTGCTTACACATCATAATAAGCAGGACAGATGGATGCAGCTTGGAGGGCACACCGAAGAAGATGAATAGGATCAAGCATAAAGATAAAAATGATGTAATATATTGCTTTTATAAGGGCAATATAAAACTGAATCAGAAGGAGGTTGGAGAGATGAAATTATTTATTGATACCGCTAATATAGAAGAAATACGAAAAGCAAATGATATGGGTGTAATCTGCGGAGTAACTACAAACCCATCCCTGATAGCTAAAGAAGGCCGGGACTTTATGCAGGTGGTAAGAGAAATAGCAGAAATCGTTGACGGTCCAATCAGCGCAGAGGTTATAAGTCTGAATGCCGAAGAAATGATAAAGGAAGCCAGAGAGTTAGTTAAGATTCACAAAAATATAGTTATTAAGATACCAATGACAGAAGAGGGCCTAAAGGCTGTTAAACAGCTGTCCTCTGAAGGCATAAAGACAAACGTTACCTTGATATTCTCAGCAGTCCAGGCCTTACTGGCAGCCAGGGCCGGAGCCACCTATGTAAGTCCCTTTGTGGGAAGGCTGGATGATGTGGGAAATGAAGGTGTGACCCTTGTGGAAGATGTAGCGGCTATATTTGACATTCACGGCATAAATACAGAGATCATATGTGCCAGTGTCAGAACTCCTATTCATGTTATTCAGGCTGCTAAAGCAGGGTCTCATATTGCTACTGTGCCCTATAAGGTAATCGAGCAAATGCTGAAACATCCTCTCACCGATGCAGGCATAAAGAAGTTCTTAGAGGATTGGAATTCAATGAAGAAGTAGTAAGAAGATGGGGAAAAGGAAAACCGCAAGCAGGAAATAATGGATGCGGTGTCATGGTATTATAAGCCTCCCTTCAGCAATATTTTAAAGTACGATTCAAAGAGGGTGTGAGATACCTGTAATTAATTTACGGGTGACTCACACCCTTTTATGGTATAATGTAGGAAAAGATATGTGCACACAAGGATGGTGATTATGATAAATAAAATAAAAGTTGATATATTCGGCATATGGGACCAAGTCCTTGAAAATAAAAAAAACTGCGGCGGCTGCAGTTCATCTAATGGAAGTGGTGGCTGCGGCTGCAGTAAAAGAAATTCCGGAATAGCTATAAAGGGTGCATCACAGGAAGCTTCCGGAGGCTGCAGCGGATGTGGATCCAAGAAGTCCGACCCCAAATCTGTCGGACAGCAGTTCAATGAATTAAAGAACTTTATTGACAGCAGTGCCGTAAGGGATTTTGCTGAGCTTAACTTTTATGACCTTACAAAAATAAACGTGCTTGACTATGATGACATAAGAATACTTACAGAAATGGATTATGAAGCGCCTTTTGTAATAATAGATGGCATCGTAAGGTACTATGGAGGCATATCTATAGATTTGATTTATAATGACGTAAAGGAATTGGTTGAAGATATAATTGCATAGAGTAAAAAAATACAGGCTACTCAAAACTTGGGTAGCCTGTTCATATATTCACTTGAATATATACCTTGTAAAGTTTATCCTTACTAAATGCAGCAAATAGATGTGCTATTTAGTATGATTATTATGTTGGATTTTTGCAGTAATCATATTAAATAGAACTAGCAATACCATTATGCCTAAAGGCTCGAAGGCAGAAAAAGTAATTGAATTAATATGAGCTATTTCCTGAGGTATTACTCTCAAGGGATGACTAAATGCAGTCCAGACTAACAATTTAAATGCATCTCTTAACTCATCTCTGAAAAATGCACTATATGTGGTAAGCAAGATTAGTGAATAGGGTATTATAAAGAACAGGCTTACTATAATACCATCAATTATTCTCTTCTTCATCCCAAGCCTTATTGATTCGTACCATAATATTACATATAATACAAATAAATATCAATATGTGCTTTGTAAAAATTACTTTTCTGGAACATTATTTATTAAATGTAGCCGGATTACATTTTATAGAAACAAGTATGTAATATAAACTGTATCTAAAACGATGGCGGGAGGGTGAGTAAATATTTAGATAATAGGATTTCTTTCAAGTAAACTAGGTAATTAATGAGTAATTGTAAGGATAACTTAGGATTTTCCTGTGGGATAAATGGAGCTGGTGAAACATAAGCTAAACTTCCAGAAAAGTATATTTTATGAATGAGCTAGAGGTCTGTGGAGTTCATTAGGACGGTGGTAGGCCTAATTTAGCTAGAAGAAGGCAACAGAAGACGCTGAAGGGGTTTTATAGAAGAGGGGCACTCCTTAAATATAACTTAATTATCACATATTCGATTTAAAATAACTGAGAATTGTGGTATATTGCTCTGTTATAGAAAAGTGTTGGTGAAGGGAAATATTACGTAAACACAATTAAAGCTTGCTCGAAATCCTGAAGCTTCAAAGATTTTCGAGCAAGCTTTAATTTTGTTTGAAGTTATTTCTATATTAAAAACTTGAACATCAACTGTTCTCTAAAACAATGAGTGATACCATTGCATATCGATAGAAGCTCAGTTAAGACTTTGATTTGCAATTTTCATTTTTTCGCAACAACCCGATTTCCCCGGCTTTACTCCGGCTTTACTCCGTCTTTATAGCTTCAAGAGCACTTAACTTCATAGCCCTTCTGGCTGGATAAAAGCCTGAGATTAAGCCCACAATGGTAGCAAAGACCAAAACTGATAGGGCAAGCCACACGGGGATTATAGAAACCTTGCTGCCTTCTCCCGTGGGACCCATAAAGTTTAAAAAGCCTGAAGCAAAGGTGTTTAGGGCCAGCGAAGCAAGTTCGCTGAAACCTAGTCCAAGGAGTCCACCCATAAGACCTATCATACCGGATTCAAAGAGAAAGA is from Clostridium thermarum and encodes:
- a CDS encoding bacteriohemerythrin, with the protein product MFEMKEEYKLGLPHIDEQHARLFEIGEAAYQLLKDKYSIDKYDKIVALIHELSEYTVTHFKAEEEYMQSINYKRYLSHKVDHDDFINKVNSLDLDKIDQNQDEYIMEILNFIASWLVDHIIQKDLLITKTV
- the fsa gene encoding fructose-6-phosphate aldolase, with amino-acid sequence MKLFIDTANIEEIRKANDMGVICGVTTNPSLIAKEGRDFMQVVREIAEIVDGPISAEVISLNAEEMIKEARELVKIHKNIVIKIPMTEEGLKAVKQLSSEGIKTNVTLIFSAVQALLAARAGATYVSPFVGRLDDVGNEGVTLVEDVAAIFDIHGINTEIICASVRTPIHVIQAAKAGSHIATVPYKVIEQMLKHPLTDAGIKKFLEDWNSMKK